One Vigna unguiculata cultivar IT97K-499-35 chromosome 7, ASM411807v1, whole genome shotgun sequence genomic region harbors:
- the LOC114191773 gene encoding F-box/LRR-repeat protein 10, whose translation MESKEETAGAGEASLEGLPSALVATVMTKLDIASICSLASTSSAFRSCGRHILSFLPSFNLLDTAPSGDMLRPLLPPNPYLTTLKLDCSRLDDSAIAFLLKPSLQDLSLHNCADFSGRLLSEIGNRCKDLRSLYLGSVAEKRGRAIHISDLEELLSGCSHLEALILMFDVSLFLRHNFARVWASASEKISSLEIGYISSVTVTELLSPNLGSHLPSNPVQPSILPSIQKLCLNVDYITDAMIGTISKGLVFLTHLDLQDAPLIEPRVTFDLTNAGLQQINQLGRLKHLSLVRSQEFLITYFRRVNDLGLLLMADKCANMESICLGGFCRVTDTGFKTILHSCTRLYKLKVTHGTHLTDLVFHDISATSLTLTHVSLRRCNLLTNHAVLSLASNKELKILDLRDCRSLGDEALLAIGTLPRLKILLLDGSDITDAGLLHLRASVISSLYALSLRGCKRLTDKCITALFNGCCVLELRELDLSNLPNLSDNGVLLLAKSRIPFFELRMRQCPLVGDTAVMALASMLIDEAKHGSSLRLLDLYNCGGITALAFRWLKKPYFPRLKWLGVTGNVNRDMVDALARSRPFLHVACHGEELGADPYDTSDGLYTHDYDDVDEFEQWLLEADIDSDFEDMGDAENNDEMVA comes from the exons ATGGAATCGAAGGAAGAAACCGCCGGCGCCGGCGAGGCCAGCCTGGAGGGGCTGCCGTCGGCACTGGTGGCGACCGTCATGACGAAGCTGGACATCGCCTCCATCTGCTCTCTCGCCTCCACCTCCTCCGCCTTCCGCTCCTGCGGCCGCCACATCCTCTCCTTCCTCCCCTCCTTCAACCTCCTC GACACTGCTCCCTCCGGCGACATGCTCAGACCCTTGTTGCCGCCCAATCCCTACCTCACCACTCTCAAGCTCGATTGTTCCCGCCTCGACGACTCCGCCATCGCCTTCCTCCTCAAACCCTCCCTCCAAGACCTCTCTCTCCACAATTGCGCCGATTTCAGTGGCAGACTCTTGTCTGAGATCGGCAACCGCTGCAAAGATCTAAG GTCTCTCTACCTTGGCTCCGTCGCCGAGAAAAGAGGGAGGGCCATTCATATTTCCGATCTGGAGGAGTTGCTGAGCGGTTGCTCCCACTTGGAA GCACTGATTCTGATGTTTGATGTCTCTCTCTTTCTCCGGCACAACTTTGCTCGAGTCTGGGCTTCTGCTTCTGAGAAAATTTCTTCTCTTGAGATTGGCTACATTTCTTCAGTTACCGTCACTGAACTGCTGAGCCCAAATCTGGGATCCCATCTCCCCTCAAATCCTGTTCAACCGTCCATACTTCCGAGCATTCAGAAACTGTGTCTTAATGTAGACTATATAACTGATGCTATGATCGGCACAATATCCAAAGGTCTAGTCTTTTTGACGCATTTGGATCTTCAAGATGCACCATTGATTGAACCAAGAGTTACGTTTGACCTAACCAATGCTGGTCTTCAACAAATTAATCAACTTGGGAGACTGAAACATCTTTCGCTGGTTCGAAGCCAGGAGTTTCTCATTACGTACTTTCGAAGAGTGAATGATCTGGGATTGCTTCTAATGGCAGACAAGTGTGCAAACATGGAAAGCATATGCCTTGGTGGCTTTTGTCGAGTCACAGACACCGGTTTCAAAACCATCCTGCATTCTTGCACTCGCTTGTACAAGCTTAAGGTCACTCATGGCACTCATTTAACTGATCTAGTTTTTCATGATATTTCTGCAACATCCCTTACTTTGACACATGTTAGCTTAAGACGGTGCAATCTGTTAACAAACCATGCTGTTTTGAGTTTGGCATCGAACAAGGAACTCAAAATTCTTGACCTGAGAGATTGCAGAAGCCTGGGGGATGAAGCTCTATTGGCCATTGGCACTTTGCCTAGactgaaaattttactattaGATGGTTCTGATATAACTGATGCAGGACTTCTGCACTTAAGAGCATCTGTTATCAGTTCATTGTATGCATTGTCTCTTCGCGGATGCAAGAGACTAACAGATAAATGTATCACAGCTCTATTTAATGGCTGCTGCGTGCTGGAATTGCGAGAACTGGATCTATCTAATCTTCCAAACCTCTCTGATAATGGAGTTCTGCTGCTTGCAAAAAGTAGGATTCCCTTCTTTGAGCTCCGAATGCGACAGTGCCCTCTAGTTGGTGACACTGCAGTGATGGCATTAGCTTCAATGCTGATTGACGAGGCCAAACATGGAAGCAGTTTGCGATTGTTGGATCTTTATAACTGTGGTGGCATTACAGCGCTTGCATTTCGGTGGTTGAAGAAACCGTATTTTCCGAGGCTCAAATGGTTGGGAGTGACAGGAAATGTTAACAGAGACATGGTAGATGCTTTAGCCAGAAGCAGACCTTTCTTACATGTGGCATGCCATGGCGAGGAGCTTGGGGCTGATCCCTACGATACTTCAGATGGGTTATACACACATGATTATGATGACGTGGATGAATTTGAGCAATGGCTTCTTGAAGCAGATATTGACAGTGACTTTGAAGACATGGGTGATGCTGAAAATAACGATGAAATGGTTGCGTGA